In a genomic window of bacterium:
- a CDS encoding APC family permease, with product MWGYADVGADIYAALGIVVAASMGLAPLAFAVAGAVYVLIGLAYTELASSFPVAGGGQYYTARGLGDFWGFIAGSALLLDYTIDIALFAAASAGYINFFVPAIRNYSVTLGPFRHINPFWAAETVVLILFLIWLNIRGIRESSLFNEVIGSIDMVTESSVIILGFLFAWKPELLVHQFQTQQPTFSQFMYGSSLAIISYVGLESISQAAQETRRPATVIPRTSLGLIFSVLLFAMAFSTLGIGMLPWQQIAQHQDDPVALLAQNIPIVGVIAGPFAAVLGATILLISANTGVMGSSRLTFSMSELGLATRWMNAVHPQYRTPYRTIVVFSALAIIEALLSFLTPQALDTLGNMYAFGATLAYLLVFVSLVRLRFTDPVTPRPYHVPLNITWRRGGESVRIPVLGFLGIAGVSLILFEVIATHTIGRIAGPAWVILCIAYYVTYRRKRGYPILGSIPRNWPEEQMAILESAEEYSLLEEYRFALAARDKARIQRDRR from the coding sequence ATGTGGGGATACGCCGACGTCGGTGCCGACATCTACGCAGCCCTCGGGATTGTCGTGGCCGCGTCTATGGGGCTTGCTCCTCTTGCGTTCGCGGTCGCGGGCGCAGTCTACGTTCTCATCGGTCTCGCCTACACCGAACTCGCGAGTTCCTTTCCGGTGGCGGGAGGCGGGCAGTACTATACGGCGCGGGGGTTGGGGGATTTCTGGGGGTTCATAGCGGGGTCGGCGCTCCTCCTTGACTACACCATTGATATCGCCTTGTTTGCGGCGGCCTCGGCAGGATACATCAACTTCTTCGTTCCCGCCATTCGGAATTACTCGGTAACGCTGGGCCCGTTTCGGCACATCAACCCATTTTGGGCGGCGGAGACGGTCGTGTTGATTCTCTTCCTCATCTGGCTCAATATCCGGGGGATACGTGAGTCGTCACTCTTCAACGAGGTCATCGGCAGCATCGACATGGTCACAGAGTCATCGGTCATCATCCTGGGGTTCCTATTCGCGTGGAAACCCGAGTTGCTCGTGCACCAGTTTCAGACGCAACAACCTACGTTCTCCCAGTTCATGTACGGGTCTTCACTGGCGATCATTTCGTACGTCGGGTTGGAATCGATCTCCCAGGCCGCCCAGGAGACCCGTCGTCCGGCCACGGTCATCCCGCGAACATCGCTCGGACTGATTTTCAGCGTCCTGCTGTTCGCGATGGCATTCTCCACGTTGGGAATCGGGATGCTGCCCTGGCAGCAGATCGCGCAGCACCAGGACGATCCTGTGGCGCTGTTGGCTCAAAACATTCCAATTGTCGGGGTGATTGCCGGCCCGTTCGCGGCCGTGCTGGGGGCGACCATCCTGCTCATCTCCGCCAACACGGGAGTGATGGGCTCGTCCCGGCTGACGTTCTCCATGAGCGAGCTGGGACTGGCCACCCGGTGGATGAACGCGGTGCACCCCCAATATCGCACTCCCTACCGCACAATCGTTGTATTCTCTGCCCTGGCGATCATCGAGGCCCTGCTTTCATTCCTTACACCCCAGGCCCTCGATACCTTGGGGAACATGTACGCGTTCGGCGCGACCTTAGCCTACCTCTTGGTCTTCGTATCGTTGGTCCGGCTTCGGTTCACCGATCCGGTCACGCCTCGTCCCTATCACGTGCCCCTCAACATTACGTGGCGTCGCGGAGGGGAGTCGGTTCGAATCCCGGTGCTTGGGTTCCTTGGCATCGCAGGCGTGAGCCTCATCCTCTTTGAGGTCATCGCCACACACACCATTGGACGGATCGCTGGGCCCGCGTGGGTCATCCTTTGCATCGCCTATTACGTGACGTACCGGCGGAAGCGAGGGTACCCTATCTTGGGGTCCATCCCACGGAACTGGCCCGAGGAACAGATGGCGATCCTAGAATCGGCGGAAGAATATTCGCTGTTGGAGGAGTATCGGTTTGCGCTTGCTGCCAGGGACAAAGCGCGAATCCAACGAGACCGGCG